From the Oceanicaulis alexandrii DSM 11625 genome, one window contains:
- a CDS encoding spinster family MFS transporter translates to MANDASGEAVGGSVGEAGRNYGTPRYRFYVLNALLVVYILNFVDRGLLAVAAAPIKADLGIDDTGFGLLTGFGFAMLYTLAGIPIARLAERKNRVIIIAVSVAFWSLMTAVCGLAMDVTIFGFVIGGFWLLLLFRIGVGLGEAGCTPPANSLLADYYAPQNRSSALGYYAMGVTLGSMLASLIGGPVTDAFGWRAAFFILGVPGIAIGAVLWLTIKEPPRGYTDPPNAPRPEKADFGAAMKELLAKPSYWTMTAGATVAAFCGYGISSFLTLYVVRSFELTTGQAAVYFNTPAALASAIGTFALGWLATRLQKKNAAAIAWLAAGGLALSVPFYVVAFTTEIAWLCVLTLSLGGFIKYGYLAAQYTIGQGVVSTRVRATATAILLFVVNLLGYGLGPLFAGVVSDFWFARMRVAADLGFAVDRAACDAAQTAANAARLAGEAATGSSDALYAFCVEANAASTEYSMVTIALIYVVAAGFFVLCARKLKQDLVA, encoded by the coding sequence ATGGCGAATGATGCAAGCGGTGAAGCCGTTGGCGGCAGTGTAGGCGAAGCGGGTCGAAACTACGGTACGCCGCGGTATCGCTTTTATGTCCTGAACGCCTTGCTAGTGGTTTACATCCTGAACTTTGTGGACCGGGGCTTGCTGGCGGTCGCGGCGGCGCCGATCAAGGCGGACCTTGGGATTGACGACACCGGCTTCGGGCTGCTCACGGGCTTTGGCTTCGCCATGCTCTACACGCTGGCGGGCATCCCTATCGCCCGGCTGGCGGAGCGCAAGAACCGGGTGATCATCATTGCAGTCTCGGTGGCGTTCTGGTCGCTGATGACAGCGGTGTGCGGCCTGGCCATGGATGTGACGATTTTCGGTTTCGTCATCGGCGGGTTCTGGCTGCTCTTGCTGTTCCGCATCGGCGTCGGGCTGGGCGAGGCGGGCTGCACGCCGCCCGCCAACTCCTTGCTCGCCGATTATTACGCCCCTCAAAACCGCTCCTCGGCGCTGGGTTATTACGCCATGGGCGTGACGCTGGGGTCCATGCTGGCCAGCTTGATCGGCGGACCGGTCACAGATGCGTTCGGCTGGCGCGCCGCGTTCTTCATCCTCGGTGTGCCCGGCATCGCCATCGGCGCAGTGTTGTGGCTCACCATCAAGGAACCGCCGCGCGGCTATACCGATCCGCCCAACGCGCCGCGTCCTGAGAAAGCCGATTTCGGCGCGGCGATGAAAGAGCTATTGGCCAAGCCGTCCTACTGGACGATGACGGCCGGAGCGACGGTCGCTGCTTTCTGCGGCTATGGCATTTCAAGCTTTCTGACGCTGTACGTGGTGCGCAGCTTCGAGCTGACCACCGGGCAGGCGGCGGTGTATTTCAATACGCCCGCCGCGCTGGCCAGCGCCATTGGCACCTTCGCGCTGGGTTGGCTGGCGACGCGCCTTCAGAAGAAGAACGCCGCGGCCATCGCCTGGCTCGCTGCAGGCGGGCTGGCCTTGTCCGTGCCCTTCTATGTGGTCGCCTTCACGACGGAGATCGCCTGGCTGTGCGTGCTGACCCTGTCTCTGGGCGGCTTCATCAAATACGGCTATCTCGCCGCGCAATACACCATCGGTCAGGGCGTGGTGAGCACGCGGGTGCGCGCGACGGCCACGGCCATCTTGTTGTTCGTGGTGAATTTGCTGGGCTACGGCCTTGGCCCGCTGTTCGCCGGCGTGGTGAGTGACTTCTGGTTCGCCCGCATGCGCGTAGCGGCGGATCTGGGCTTTGCGGTGGATCGGGCGGCGTGCGACGCCGCGCAAACGGCCGCAAACGCCGCCCGGCTGGCCGGGGAGGCCGCCACGGGATCGTCAGACGCGCTTTATGCGTTCTGTGTCGAGGCGAACGCGGCGAGCACGGAGTATTCCATGGTCACCATCGCCCTGATCTATGTGGTCGCGGCCGGGTTCTTCGTGCTCTGCGCCCGCAAGCTCAAGCAGGATCTGGTGGCGTAA
- a CDS encoding 3-hydroxyacyl-CoA dehydrogenase NAD-binding domain-containing protein, with the protein MSVTTHITHGVLVVVSDNPPVNALSHAVRSGLMTAIETARTDPAIKAVVIACDGRTFHAGADITEFGKPPQAPSLPDLIEQIEALDKPVVAALHGTTLGGGLEVALGAHYRIAAAGSKLGLPEVKLGLLPGAGGTQRLPRLVGVEAALGMIAKGDPISAEKAQGLGLVDRLVAPEDLRESAIAFAQEKVGQPIPRTGARTDKLSTDREAFDAFAKANARRFRGLEAPQACIEAVKAATETSLDEGLKTERALFTRLMTGDQSAALRHLFFAERAAAKIDDVPKDTPRIPVKTVGVIGAGTMGGGITMNFLSAGIPVTLVEREQDALDRGVATIRKNYEASAAKGRLSSEQVEQAMALLTPTLEMEALSDCDLVIEAVFELMKIKKEVFSRLDSIVKPGAILATNTSYLNVDDIAATTKRPESVVGLHFFSPANIMKLLEIVRGAKTSDSVLATAMDLSRKIGKVAVVSGVCDGFIGNRMLAQRQAEANSLILEGAKPWDVDRVLVEFGLPMGPFQMADLAGLDIGWDPETTASSTVREILCEEGRRGQKTQAGFYDYDANRRGVPSAHVEEVIAQLAEKAGYVRREVEDQEILERLLYPMVNEGAKILEEGIAQRASDIDVVWVYGYGWPSYRGGPMFWADQIGAKTVLEGLERHADRLAEGFEISARLRQTAETGGAFN; encoded by the coding sequence GTGGTGGTCTCCGACAACCCGCCCGTGAACGCCCTGTCGCACGCCGTGCGCTCTGGCCTGATGACCGCCATCGAGACCGCGCGAACCGACCCGGCGATCAAAGCCGTGGTGATCGCCTGCGACGGCCGCACCTTCCACGCCGGCGCGGACATCACAGAGTTCGGCAAACCGCCGCAAGCGCCCTCGCTGCCCGATCTGATCGAACAGATCGAAGCGCTGGACAAACCCGTGGTCGCCGCGCTTCACGGCACGACCCTTGGCGGCGGGCTGGAGGTGGCGCTTGGCGCTCACTACCGCATCGCCGCTGCGGGATCGAAACTCGGCCTGCCGGAAGTGAAACTGGGACTTCTGCCCGGCGCTGGCGGCACCCAGCGCCTGCCGCGCCTTGTGGGCGTCGAAGCGGCGCTCGGCATGATCGCCAAGGGCGATCCGATCAGCGCTGAAAAAGCCCAAGGCTTGGGGCTCGTCGACAGACTGGTCGCGCCGGAAGACTTGCGCGAGAGCGCCATCGCCTTTGCGCAAGAGAAAGTCGGCCAGCCGATCCCGCGGACGGGCGCCCGCACAGACAAGCTTTCGACTGACCGGGAAGCATTTGACGCGTTCGCCAAAGCCAATGCCCGGCGCTTTCGGGGGCTTGAAGCGCCGCAGGCCTGTATCGAGGCCGTAAAGGCCGCGACAGAAACATCCCTGGACGAAGGGCTGAAGACAGAGCGCGCCCTGTTCACCCGGCTGATGACCGGGGACCAGTCCGCCGCCCTGCGCCATCTGTTCTTCGCCGAACGCGCCGCCGCCAAGATCGACGACGTGCCCAAAGACACCCCGCGCATCCCGGTGAAAACAGTCGGCGTCATCGGCGCCGGCACCATGGGCGGCGGCATCACCATGAACTTCCTGTCCGCCGGCATACCGGTGACCCTGGTGGAACGCGAACAGGACGCGCTCGATCGCGGCGTGGCGACCATCCGTAAAAATTATGAGGCGAGCGCCGCCAAAGGCCGTCTGTCCAGTGAACAGGTCGAACAGGCCATGGCCCTGCTGACGCCGACGCTGGAGATGGAGGCGCTATCGGACTGCGATCTCGTCATAGAGGCGGTGTTCGAGCTGATGAAGATCAAGAAAGAGGTCTTCAGCCGCCTTGATTCCATCGTGAAGCCGGGCGCGATCCTCGCCACCAATACGAGCTATCTCAATGTGGACGACATTGCGGCCACGACCAAACGCCCGGAGTCGGTGGTGGGGCTGCATTTCTTCTCGCCCGCCAACATCATGAAGCTGCTGGAAATTGTCCGGGGCGCGAAAACCTCTGACTCCGTGCTTGCGACCGCCATGGACCTGTCGCGCAAGATCGGCAAGGTCGCGGTCGTCTCAGGGGTGTGTGACGGCTTCATCGGGAATCGCATGCTCGCCCAGCGCCAGGCCGAGGCCAACAGCCTGATCCTGGAAGGCGCCAAGCCCTGGGATGTGGACCGGGTGTTGGTGGAGTTCGGCCTGCCCATGGGCCCCTTCCAGATGGCGGACCTGGCCGGTCTCGACATTGGTTGGGATCCGGAAACAACTGCGTCCTCCACCGTACGCGAGATCCTATGCGAGGAAGGGCGGCGCGGACAGAAAACCCAGGCCGGTTTCTATGATTACGACGCCAATCGCCGCGGCGTTCCCTCCGCCCATGTGGAAGAGGTGATCGCGCAGCTCGCCGAAAAAGCGGGTTATGTCCGCCGCGAGGTCGAAGACCAGGAAATCCTTGAGCGCCTGCTTTACCCGATGGTGAATGAAGGCGCGAAAATCCTGGAAGAAGGGATCGCCCAGCGCGCCTCCGACATCGACGTGGTCTGGGTGTATGGCTATGGCTGGCCCAGCTATCGCGGCGGTCCGATGTTCTGGGCCGACCAGATCGGGGCCAAGACGGTGCTCGAGGGCCTGGAGCGGCATGCCGATCGCCTGGCCGAGGGCTTTGAGATCAGCGCGCGTCTGCGTCAGACCGCGGAAACGGGCGGCGCATTCAACTAG
- a CDS encoding MBL fold metallo-hydrolase RNA specificity domain-containing protein — translation MLTLTCLGGAGTVTGSKHLLTHEGRRILIDCGLFQGLKNLRELNWGPLPVDPSSIDAVVLTHAHLDHCGYLPRLIADGFEGPVFATPATCDVPELILRDSGYLQEKDAEYANRKGFSRHSRALPLYDLEQAEQSLDHFTPTEFGQVTPLPGGAKLRFRRAGHILGAATADIEWGGRRIVFSGDLGRYGDGMMVDPEPVERADYVVIESTYGDRLHAPGDPIEQLGEIIERTLKRGGNVLIPSFAVGRAQLLLYYLWRLKQAGRLKSVPIYLDSPMAIDATGLLHAHIDDHRLDRDSCRKMCAIAEYTRSVDQSKAVTASPYPKVVISASGMVTGGRVLHHLKALGGDHRNTILFAGYQAAGTRGRALLNGKREVKIHGEWIAIEAEIADLSQLSAHADSDELIRWLSGFKTAPKEVFVVHGEPESSDALRIRIKREFGWDARAPRQDQVFEL, via the coding sequence ATGCTGACACTGACTTGTCTTGGCGGCGCTGGAACCGTCACCGGCTCCAAACATTTGCTGACCCATGAGGGGCGGCGGATCCTGATTGATTGCGGCCTGTTTCAGGGCTTGAAGAACTTGCGCGAGCTGAACTGGGGCCCGTTGCCCGTTGATCCGTCCAGTATTGACGCCGTCGTTCTCACTCACGCCCATCTGGACCATTGCGGGTATCTGCCGCGCCTGATCGCAGACGGCTTTGAAGGGCCTGTCTTCGCCACACCTGCCACGTGCGACGTCCCCGAACTGATCTTGCGTGATTCCGGTTATCTTCAGGAGAAGGACGCCGAATACGCAAACCGCAAAGGCTTCTCGCGACACTCGCGCGCCTTGCCGCTGTATGATCTTGAGCAGGCCGAGCAATCGCTGGATCACTTCACCCCGACAGAGTTTGGCCAGGTCACGCCCCTGCCGGGCGGCGCAAAGCTGCGGTTTCGCCGCGCGGGCCATATTCTCGGAGCCGCGACGGCCGACATTGAGTGGGGCGGTCGGCGCATCGTGTTCTCAGGGGATCTCGGGCGCTATGGCGACGGCATGATGGTCGACCCAGAACCCGTGGAACGCGCGGACTATGTCGTGATTGAATCCACCTATGGCGATCGCCTGCACGCGCCGGGGGACCCGATCGAGCAGCTGGGCGAGATCATCGAACGCACCCTAAAGCGTGGCGGCAACGTACTGATTCCCTCTTTCGCCGTGGGGCGGGCTCAGTTGTTGCTGTATTATCTATGGCGACTGAAGCAGGCGGGGCGTCTGAAATCGGTTCCGATCTATCTCGACAGTCCGATGGCGATTGACGCGACTGGACTGCTGCACGCCCATATCGACGATCACCGCCTGGACCGCGACAGTTGCCGGAAGATGTGCGCCATCGCCGAGTACACGCGCAGCGTCGATCAGTCGAAGGCCGTCACGGCGAGCCCCTACCCCAAGGTCGTGATCTCTGCGAGCGGCATGGTGACCGGCGGGCGCGTCCTGCATCACCTCAAGGCCCTGGGCGGGGATCATCGCAATACGATTCTGTTCGCCGGTTACCAGGCCGCCGGCACGCGCGGACGCGCCCTGCTCAACGGCAAGCGCGAGGTGAAGATTCATGGCGAGTGGATCGCGATCGAGGCGGAGATCGCCGACCTGTCACAGCTCTCCGCCCATGCCGATAGCGATGAGCTGATACGCTGGCTGTCCGGCTTCAAGACCGCGCCCAAAGAAGTGTTCGTCGTGCACGGAGAGCCGGAATCCTCTGACGCGCTTCGCATACGCATCAAGCGTGAATTCGGCTGGGACGCCCGGGCGCCGCGGCAAGACCAGGTCTTTGAACTGTAG